GCCAGGCTGATGAGGCACAAAGAAACAAAACAGCTTGTTGCCATGAAATACATTGAGCGAGGGCGTAAGGTATCTTTTTTTCATACCTCTGTTGTggttatatattatatactaatttattCGTTGTTTTGGTTTGGTTGTAGATTGATGAGAATGTTGCGAGAGAAATCATAAATCACAGATCATTGAGACATCCAAATATTATTCGTTTCAAAGAGGTGCTATTAACATCAACACATTTGGGCATAGTAATGGAGTATGCAGCGGGTGGTGAACTGTTTGATCGCATCTGTCAAGCAGGGAGATTCAGTGAACCCGAAGCTCGATACTTTTTTCAACAGTTGATCTCTGGAGTCCATTACTGCCATAACATGGTACTTACTTtgtttttcatttcatttctaaTTTTAGTACTTTGCATCAAATTCGTCATCGTctttcactatatatatatacagcaAATCTGTCACAGAGATCTGAAATTGGAGAACACACTGTTAGATGGAAGTCCAGCACCTCGTCTTAAAATTTGTGACTTTGGTTACTCCAAGGTACTACGCTTTTATATAATCTTTAGCGCATAtatatctctctctctatatattaaTAACGATCGAAGTACAGTCATCTGTGTTGCATTCACGTCCCAAGTCAACTGTTGGAACACCAGCCTATATTGCACCGGAGGTTCTATCGCGCCGTGAATATGATGGCAAggtatttttataataaaataatcaaacatTATTGGACCTTATCGTtcaagttaattattatttcttcaCTGATCAACTAGTATGTCATTTTATACCTACTCTACCTGTATACTCTATTAAAAAAAGATGTGTTTTTTTGTATTAGTCTGCAGATGTATGGTCATGTGGAGTGACTTTATATGTCATGTTGGTGGGAGGATATCCTTTTGAAGATGTAGATGATCCCAAGAATTTCAGAAAAACTATTTCAGTTAATTATATTCTCTCTTTTGaagataaatttataattcttataatctatttattaattaatatatgattttttttgttttccagaGAATAATGGGCGTTCAATACAAAATCCCAGACTACGTCCATATATCTCATGATTGCAAACACCTTCTTTCTCGCATTTTTGTCGCCAGTCCTGCCAGGGTACTCTATCATTCATGCAATAAATAATCTTTTCATTTATGCTTTATAATAATGACATGAACATGTATTTTTTCACTTAGACCTTAttgtaataataaataaaagaatgtctacttgttcaacttcAAACAATTACATTGAGGTCAAAGGAATAATGTTACTAATGTATGATATATGTTGGGCAGAGAATCACACTAAAAGAGATCAAGAATCATCCATGGTTTTTGAAGAGCTTGCCAAAAGAACTTACAGAAACAGCTCAAGCAGTGTATTACAAAAGAGACAATCCAACATTCTCCATTCAGAGCATTGAGGAGATCATGAAAATTGTATCAGAGGCAAGAAATCCAGCACCTCCATCAAGGCCCGTTCCGCACTTTGGATGGGgaactgaagaagaagaagaagtagtagaagaagaagaagaagaagaagaagaggaggatgAGTATGACAAACAAGTTAAGCAAGTTCACGCAAGTGGAGAGTTCCATATCATACATGATGATGCTTAAGTTCACCATTTCTGATTTTCATCTTCTGTACAACTAATAACAGCACTTGGCCTGTTTCCTACCATCAACaaacttaacaaaaatattactaGTATTCCTTCCTTGTATTGAGATTGCAGATCAAATGCTTCTATCTGAAAGCTTAATGGAAGGATATATGCCTACTTCTTTCTAAGAAGACATTATACTTAAACACTTACCAGAAATGGGGTTTTTCTAAATAGATATTCCTTTTGAACACAAATCTCTGAACATAATTAGC
This DNA window, taken from Solanum lycopersicum chromosome 5, SLM_r2.1, encodes the following:
- the LOC101265336 gene encoding serine/threonine-protein kinase SAPK7, producing MQNYEVVKELGSGNFGVARLMRHKETKQLVAMKYIERGRKIDENVAREIINHRSLRHPNIIRFKEVLLTSTHLGIVMEYAAGGELFDRICQAGRFSEPEARYFFQQLISGVHYCHNMQICHRDLKLENTLLDGSPAPRLKICDFGYSKSSVLHSRPKSTVGTPAYIAPEVLSRREYDGKSADVWSCGVTLYVMLVGGYPFEDVDDPKNFRKTISRIMGVQYKIPDYVHISHDCKHLLSRIFVASPARRITLKEIKNHPWFLKSLPKELTETAQAVYYKRDNPTFSIQSIEEIMKIVSEARNPAPPSRPVPHFGWGTEEEEEVVEEEEEEEEEEDEYDKQVKQVHASGEFHIIHDDA